A single genomic interval of Aegicerativicinus sediminis harbors:
- the yaaA gene encoding peroxide stress protein YaaA — protein sequence MKLVLSPAKSLDYETKLPTDFSSEAQFLKEAKRINSVLKKKSIRSLGKLMDISKDLSGLNYERNQKWELPFTLKNARQAIYAFNGDVYRGFDAYTLDSEKYGSMQNKVRILSGLYGVLKPFDLIQPYRLEMGTDLRVGGKKNLYEFWKSKVTNALNKELEKDELFVNLASNEYFKAVDAKKLKGQLVNIKFQELKGDTYKTIAIFSKLARGAMARYIVDNNIEDLEGLKGFNVDNYSYNESMSKDNELVFVR from the coding sequence ATGAAACTAGTACTTTCACCCGCAAAAAGTTTAGATTACGAGACTAAATTACCCACAGATTTCAGTTCTGAAGCCCAATTTTTAAAGGAGGCGAAACGTATCAATTCAGTATTGAAGAAAAAGTCAATAAGGAGCCTTGGAAAGCTTATGGACATTTCCAAAGATTTAAGTGGCTTAAATTACGAGCGAAACCAAAAATGGGAGTTACCCTTTACTTTGAAAAATGCGAGACAAGCCATTTATGCGTTTAATGGAGACGTTTATCGCGGGTTTGATGCGTATACTTTGGATTCTGAGAAATATGGCTCCATGCAGAATAAGGTTAGAATCCTATCAGGTTTGTACGGAGTTCTAAAACCATTTGATTTAATTCAGCCGTATAGATTGGAAATGGGCACAGACTTAAGAGTAGGGGGCAAGAAAAATTTATATGAGTTTTGGAAATCCAAAGTTACCAATGCCTTGAATAAGGAATTGGAAAAAGATGAACTCTTCGTTAACTTGGCTAGCAATGAATATTTTAAGGCTGTGGATGCCAAGAAACTAAAGGGGCAGTTGGTAAATATTAAATTCCAGGAGCTTAAAGGGGATACTTATAAAACAATTGCAATTTTTTCAAAATTAGCCAGGGGAGCAATGGCTCGATATATTGTTGATAACAATATCGAGGATTTGGAAGGGTTAAAGGGTTTTAATGTAGATAATTATAGCTACAACGAATCTATGTCTAAAGACAATGAATTAGTGTTTGTTAGATAA
- a CDS encoding 30S ribosomal protein THX, protein MGKGDKKTRRGKIAIGSYGVRRKKNIKKRPTTKEKISVNKKG, encoded by the coding sequence ATGGGAAAAGGAGACAAAAAAACAAGACGCGGAAAAATTGCCATAGGTTCTTATGGTGTTCGACGTAAAAAAAATATCAAGAAAAGACCTACAACCAAAGAAAAAATAAGCGTTAATAAAAAGGGATAG
- a CDS encoding uracil-DNA glycosylase family protein, with product MFHHHHPYPPFIHSTTEKLIVGTLPPPRFSTGELLERDVDFCYGSYYNSLWLYIDAIHDIGFRYDNSKEAVRERQKYLWDHKIGICDIVESANRAKIDASDLGMEDIVLRDVIGYLKSYPNIHTLLFTGGNSKNGPEYHFRRHLKDYGKSLTLVSDEIPRIHQFSLEDEMGDLRNIKTVSLISASGSANRAIGSLPLYRQLKSKNPAFNTFDFRVMQYMEFL from the coding sequence TTGTTTCATCACCATCATCCATATCCACCTTTTATTCATTCTACTACTGAGAAATTGATCGTAGGTACATTACCTCCTCCAAGATTCTCCACTGGCGAACTTTTAGAGCGGGATGTGGACTTTTGTTATGGAAGTTACTATAATAGTCTTTGGCTGTATATTGACGCTATCCATGATATCGGATTTCGATATGATAATAGTAAAGAGGCAGTTAGGGAACGTCAGAAATATTTATGGGACCATAAAATTGGAATTTGTGATATAGTTGAAAGTGCCAATAGAGCAAAAATCGATGCTTCAGATTTGGGTATGGAAGATATAGTTCTGCGGGATGTTATAGGATATCTTAAGTCCTATCCTAATATACATACCTTGCTATTTACGGGCGGAAACAGTAAAAATGGACCGGAATATCATTTTAGGAGACATTTAAAAGACTACGGCAAATCATTAACTCTAGTGAGTGATGAGATTCCACGCATTCATCAATTCTCCCTTGAGGATGAAATGGGTGATTTAAGAAATATTAAAACGGTATCTCTTATTTCAGCCTCGGGTTCTGCAAATAGAGCAATAGGTAGTTTACCATTATACCGTCAATTAAAATCTAAAAACCCTGCATTCAACACCTTCGATTTTCGAGTGATGCAATACATGGAATTTTTATAA
- a CDS encoding YtxH domain-containing protein gives MKTVKNIGLLAGLVAAGAAVGAAVGLLFAPDNGKNTRKKIADGTKDLADDFKHSMNDFKHSVEDGYKSFSRKTKNALHKTEKETEAFADSINNHTTV, from the coding sequence ATGAAAACTGTAAAAAATATTGGATTACTAGCTGGTTTAGTAGCAGCTGGTGCCGCCGTGGGAGCCGCTGTAGGTTTATTATTTGCACCTGATAACGGAAAGAACACAAGAAAGAAAATAGCTGATGGAACCAAAGATTTAGCTGATGACTTTAAGCATTCCATGAATGATTTTAAACATTCAGTCGAAGACGGTTACAAAAGTTTTTCTAGAAAGACCAAAAATGCTTTACACAAAACAGAAAAAGAAACTGAAGCATTCGCAGATAGTATAAATAACCATACTACTGTTTAA
- the trpA gene encoding tryptophan synthase subunit alpha, which yields MNRINTVLKADKKLLSIYFTAGFPNLGDTLPILIELQDSGVDLVEIGLPFSDPLADGPTIQASSTQALDNGMTTELLFEQLKNVRSSITIPLLIMGYFNPIMQYGVEKFCEKCSEIGIDGLIIPDLPLDVYINDYKTIFENYNLANVLLITPQTSDGRIKEIDDNSNSFIYMVSSASITGAKDGFGNEQTEYFKRIDCLNLKNPQIVGFGISNEKTFRQATEFSKGAIIGSAFIKMLTDKGIAGISSFISAIRG from the coding sequence ATGAATAGAATCAATACCGTTTTAAAAGCCGATAAGAAGTTATTGTCGATTTATTTTACTGCAGGCTTTCCTAATCTTGGTGATACCTTACCTATTTTAATCGAATTACAGGATAGTGGTGTAGATCTAGTTGAAATTGGATTGCCATTTAGTGATCCCTTAGCAGATGGACCAACGATCCAGGCCAGTTCAACACAGGCATTGGATAATGGAATGACAACGGAACTATTATTCGAACAACTTAAAAATGTTAGATCTTCTATCACTATACCCTTGTTGATAATGGGTTATTTCAACCCCATTATGCAGTATGGCGTCGAGAAGTTTTGTGAAAAGTGCTCGGAAATAGGCATAGATGGCTTAATTATACCAGACTTACCATTAGATGTTTACATAAATGATTACAAAACCATATTTGAAAATTACAATCTAGCAAATGTGTTGTTGATAACGCCACAGACAAGTGACGGTCGAATTAAGGAAATTGATGACAATTCCAATAGTTTCATTTATATGGTAAGCAGCGCAAGTATTACCGGTGCAAAGGACGGTTTTGGTAATGAACAGACAGAATATTTCAAAAGAATTGATTGCTTAAATTTGAAAAATCCGCAAATTGTCGGTTTTGGTATCAGTAATGAAAAGACCTTTAGACAGGCAACCGAATTTTCTAAAGGAGCTATTATTGGGAGTGCGTTTATTAAGATGTTGACTGATAAAGGAATTGCTGGTATCAGTTCTTTTATAAGTGCAATTAGAGGATAA
- a CDS encoding family 10 glycosylhydrolase, which produces MNKLKSLSILLAYMVIFGCQENNTKTEETKNDSTSIDKKDAFRFSTWTGASNEFNSEEWANRLEGYKEVGISEALINGSPEILEQIIPIAKEKGIKIHGWMWTLNRPGDTIANKHPEWYSVNKNGENSLEKRAYVDYYQWLSPFHPEAREHIKNNVRKLMAVDGLASIHLDYVRYVDVILGADLQPKYDIVQTTEMPEYDYGYHPIAREGYKAIFGVDPINYEHPELSSEWRQYRLNAVTSLVNEIAEMVHSEKKKLTAAVFPFPEMSRQMVRQAWNDWNLDTAFPMLYHNFYRENINWIGFAAEQGVKTVDYPIMAGIYMPALSDPEDLEKAIRISKEKGASGVSLFTANDLSDTQKNILKKLTKEFNNE; this is translated from the coding sequence ATGAATAAATTAAAATCACTATCGATCTTACTAGCCTACATGGTTATTTTCGGATGTCAAGAAAACAACACAAAAACTGAAGAAACTAAAAACGACTCCACATCAATAGATAAAAAGGATGCTTTTAGATTTTCAACCTGGACAGGTGCTAGCAATGAATTCAATTCAGAAGAGTGGGCGAATCGGCTTGAAGGTTATAAAGAAGTAGGCATCTCGGAGGCGCTGATTAATGGGTCTCCGGAAATATTGGAACAGATTATCCCCATAGCCAAGGAAAAGGGTATTAAAATACATGGGTGGATGTGGACGCTTAATCGACCTGGAGATACTATAGCAAATAAACACCCAGAATGGTATTCTGTAAATAAAAATGGTGAGAATTCTTTAGAAAAAAGAGCCTATGTAGATTATTATCAATGGTTGAGCCCATTTCATCCTGAAGCAAGGGAGCATATTAAAAACAATGTACGAAAGTTAATGGCCGTGGATGGCTTAGCTTCAATACATTTAGATTATGTGCGCTATGTAGACGTTATTTTAGGTGCCGATCTTCAACCGAAATACGATATTGTACAGACTACTGAAATGCCAGAATACGATTATGGTTATCATCCTATTGCAAGAGAAGGTTATAAAGCAATCTTTGGGGTCGATCCTATTAATTACGAGCATCCTGAATTAAGTTCAGAATGGCGCCAATATAGGCTAAATGCCGTTACCAGTTTAGTTAATGAAATAGCCGAAATGGTTCATTCGGAAAAGAAAAAACTAACTGCTGCTGTCTTCCCTTTTCCAGAAATGTCTCGGCAAATGGTACGCCAAGCTTGGAATGATTGGAACTTGGATACTGCATTTCCTATGCTATACCATAACTTTTATAGAGAAAACATCAATTGGATAGGGTTTGCAGCTGAACAAGGCGTTAAGACTGTAGATTATCCAATTATGGCGGGTATCTATATGCCTGCATTATCCGATCCTGAAGATTTAGAAAAAGCCATAAGGATATCTAAGGAGAAAGGAGCTTCTGGCGTTTCACTTTTTACAGCGAATGACCTTTCTGATACACAAAAAAATATACTTAAAAAACTAACGAAAGAGTTCAACAATGAATAG
- a CDS encoding carbohydrate-binding family 9-like protein: MRLIHYIFFLNILISCKPETSGSDIQKIDISELLVTPKFYEVPRTNDTIYIDGLANEQSYDNSRFTNYFIDIEGAKTPKYKTRAKLLWDDNFLYVYAELEEPHIWATLKQRDTVIFYNNDFEVFIDPSGTTMNYGEIEINALNTVWDLRLPKPYRAGGKAEDSWNLENIKTAVHIYGTLNNPKDIDSLWSVEMAIPIKPLSALKYDSLPPKEGDIWRLNFSRVNWDFDLVENRYNRKMEGGEYKKEYNWVWSNQKVINMHEPEKWGYIKFSDSTSNLDPKFAYEEDLEVKQAMYTMYREVLNGNLKNLKTSDEVELFYEVKINQKDYIPIQFIRREEGYLFTYSNSANNKTYSINQSGLLTIKE, from the coding sequence ATGAGGTTAATTCATTATATATTTTTTTTGAATATTCTAATTAGTTGTAAACCTGAAACTTCAGGTTCGGACATACAAAAAATAGATATTTCAGAATTACTGGTTACTCCAAAATTCTACGAGGTACCAAGAACTAATGATACAATCTACATCGATGGTTTAGCAAATGAACAGTCATACGATAATTCTAGGTTCACAAATTATTTTATTGATATTGAAGGTGCTAAAACCCCAAAATATAAAACTAGAGCAAAACTGCTTTGGGATGATAATTTCTTATACGTGTATGCCGAACTAGAAGAGCCACACATTTGGGCGACATTAAAACAACGCGATACTGTCATTTTCTACAACAATGATTTTGAGGTTTTCATAGATCCATCGGGCACAACCATGAATTATGGAGAAATTGAAATAAATGCTTTAAATACAGTTTGGGATCTGCGTTTACCAAAGCCATATCGAGCTGGTGGCAAGGCTGAAGATTCATGGAATTTAGAAAACATTAAAACGGCTGTACATATTTATGGGACATTAAATAATCCTAAGGACATCGACTCTTTATGGTCCGTAGAAATGGCCATACCAATAAAACCTTTGTCTGCACTTAAATATGATTCTTTACCACCTAAAGAAGGTGATATTTGGCGACTTAATTTTTCTAGGGTCAATTGGGATTTTGATTTGGTTGAAAACCGATATAACCGGAAAATGGAAGGTGGAGAGTATAAAAAAGAATACAATTGGGTATGGAGCAACCAAAAAGTAATTAATATGCACGAACCTGAAAAGTGGGGATATATTAAATTCTCAGACTCTACATCTAATCTAGATCCGAAATTTGCTTATGAAGAGGATTTGGAAGTAAAACAGGCAATGTATACTATGTATAGGGAAGTTCTGAATGGAAATCTTAAAAATCTAAAAACATCAGATGAGGTCGAGTTATTTTATGAAGTAAAAATTAACCAAAAAGATTATATACCAATTCAATTTATAAGGCGTGAGGAAGGATATCTTTTTACCTATTCAAATTCTGCCAACAATAAAACCTATTCAATCAACCAAAGTGGCCTCCTAACAATAAAAGAATGA
- the trpB gene encoding tryptophan synthase subunit beta, whose amino-acid sequence MGFNVNEKGYYGEFGGAFIPEMLYPNVEELRKNYLDIMSQEDFKKEFQQLLKDYVGRPSPLYFAKRLSEKYNTKVYLKREDLNHTGAHKVNNTIGQILMAKRLGKNRIIAETGAGQHGVATATVCALMGIECIVYMGEIDIARQAPNVARMKMLGAKVIPATSGSKTLKDATNEAIRDWINNPVETHYIIGSVVGPHPYPDMVARFQSVISEEMKWQLMEQEGTENPNHVIACVGGGSNAAGAFYHYLDNENVNLIAVEAAGKGIDTGESAATSVLGHEGIIHGSRTLLMQTDDGQITEPYSISAGLDYPGVGPLHAHLYKSGRAEFHSITDDEAMSAGMILSKLEGIIPAIETAHALAVLEKREFQENEIVVVNLSGRGDKDLNTYINYFKL is encoded by the coding sequence ATGGGATTCAATGTAAACGAAAAAGGATATTACGGAGAATTTGGCGGGGCTTTCATTCCAGAAATGCTCTATCCAAACGTTGAGGAGTTACGAAAAAATTATTTAGACATTATGTCTCAGGAGGACTTCAAAAAGGAATTCCAACAACTTTTAAAAGATTATGTTGGTCGTCCTTCTCCTCTTTATTTTGCAAAACGTCTTTCAGAAAAATACAACACAAAGGTTTATCTAAAGCGCGAAGATCTCAACCATACAGGTGCACACAAAGTAAACAATACAATTGGCCAAATTTTAATGGCTAAGCGGCTTGGAAAAAACCGAATAATTGCGGAAACTGGCGCGGGTCAACATGGTGTTGCTACTGCAACTGTCTGTGCGCTTATGGGAATTGAATGTATCGTCTATATGGGAGAGATTGACATTGCCAGGCAGGCACCTAATGTTGCTAGGATGAAAATGCTTGGAGCAAAAGTTATCCCTGCAACTTCTGGGAGTAAAACCTTAAAGGATGCTACCAATGAGGCCATTCGCGATTGGATAAATAACCCCGTAGAAACACACTATATCATTGGAAGTGTTGTTGGTCCTCACCCCTATCCGGATATGGTTGCTAGATTTCAATCTGTAATATCTGAAGAAATGAAATGGCAGCTAATGGAACAGGAAGGTACTGAAAATCCAAATCATGTTATTGCATGTGTTGGAGGCGGAAGTAATGCTGCTGGTGCATTTTATCATTACTTAGATAATGAAAATGTTAACCTAATAGCAGTGGAGGCTGCCGGAAAAGGGATAGATACAGGAGAAAGTGCGGCAACCTCCGTACTAGGTCATGAGGGGATTATACATGGTAGCAGAACCCTTTTAATGCAAACTGATGATGGGCAAATTACAGAACCATATTCTATTTCGGCAGGTTTAGACTATCCTGGAGTTGGGCCATTACACGCTCACCTATATAAATCTGGAAGGGCAGAATTTCATTCGATAACGGATGATGAAGCCATGTCAGCTGGAATGATACTAAGTAAATTGGAAGGCATTATACCTGCTATAGAAACAGCACATGCCTTGGCCGTACTCGAAAAAAGAGAATTTCAGGAAAATGAGATTGTTGTTGTTAATCTATCCGGTCGAGGAGATAAAGATTTAAATACTTATATCAATTATTTCAAACTATAA
- a CDS encoding phosphoribosylanthranilate isomerase: MKYPENIQEVSALGPDYLGFIFYPDSPRNFSGSIPKINSEIKKTAVFVNASKAQISELIEEHKFHAVQLHGNETPELCKELRSDFPLVEILKVFSIKDEFDFSVLKPYEAFCDFFLFDTKGKRPGGNGYVFDWNVLNTYNSDKPFFLSGGIGVEQILDIKMFFNSEISNKCYGIDVNSQFEIKPGLKNPTLLKQFILELWDSM; encoded by the coding sequence ATGAAATATCCTGAAAATATACAGGAGGTTTCAGCCCTTGGACCAGATTATTTGGGTTTTATTTTTTATCCCGATAGCCCAAGGAATTTTAGTGGATCGATCCCTAAAATAAATTCAGAAATTAAAAAAACGGCTGTTTTCGTCAATGCTTCAAAAGCTCAAATTTCAGAATTGATAGAAGAACATAAATTTCATGCAGTGCAATTACATGGAAATGAAACTCCTGAGCTATGCAAAGAGTTACGTTCTGATTTTCCTTTGGTAGAAATCTTAAAAGTGTTTTCTATAAAAGATGAATTCGATTTTTCAGTTTTAAAACCATATGAAGCATTTTGCGATTTCTTTTTATTTGACACCAAAGGTAAACGACCCGGGGGCAATGGATATGTTTTCGATTGGAATGTTTTAAATACCTATAACTCAGACAAGCCATTCTTTTTGAGTGGGGGAATCGGAGTAGAACAGATATTGGACATTAAAATGTTCTTCAATTCAGAGATTTCAAATAAATGCTATGGCATAGATGTCAATAGTCAATTCGAAATAAAACCAGGATTAAAAAATCCAACATTACTAAAACAATTTATTCTTGAATTATGGGATTCAATGTAA
- the trpC gene encoding indole-3-glycerol phosphate synthase TrpC, whose translation MNILDKIVADKKTEVDLKKSMVSEKELEKFPLFDRETISLRDNIENSTYGIIAEHKRRSPSKSVINLSLNVFDVARGYENAGACGMSVLTDGKYFGGSLTDLMLARASCDLPLLRKEFIIESYQITEAKAYGADVILLIASILSKNEIIDFSKQAKSLGMEVLMEVHNEDELKKCLMPNIDMMGVNNRNLKTFEVNLEISKALSKLIPDDFTKVSESGISNIRAIKELSEFGYKGYLIGENFMKTDDAGKAAKEFMSNLYENY comes from the coding sequence ATGAACATTTTAGATAAAATTGTAGCAGATAAAAAAACAGAGGTTGATTTAAAAAAATCTATGGTCTCTGAAAAGGAGTTAGAAAAATTTCCGTTGTTCGACAGAGAAACTATTTCATTAAGAGACAATATTGAAAATAGCACCTATGGTATTATAGCCGAGCATAAACGTAGGTCTCCTTCAAAATCGGTCATAAACCTGAGTTTGAACGTCTTCGATGTGGCTAGAGGATATGAAAATGCTGGCGCATGTGGAATGTCAGTACTGACTGATGGAAAATATTTCGGCGGGTCCTTAACAGATTTAATGTTGGCCCGTGCCAGTTGCGATTTACCATTATTGCGAAAAGAATTCATAATAGAATCTTATCAAATTACCGAAGCCAAAGCCTATGGAGCCGATGTGATTTTATTAATTGCATCAATTCTATCCAAAAATGAGATTATAGACTTTTCTAAGCAAGCAAAAAGTTTGGGAATGGAAGTTCTCATGGAAGTTCATAATGAAGACGAATTAAAGAAATGCTTAATGCCCAACATAGATATGATGGGTGTAAACAATAGAAACCTAAAGACTTTTGAGGTCAATCTGGAAATCAGTAAAGCCCTTTCAAAATTAATACCTGATGATTTTACGAAGGTTTCTGAAAGTGGCATCAGTAATATAAGGGCCATCAAAGAACTTTCAGAATTTGGATATAAAGGCTATCTAATTGGTGAAAACTTTATGAAGACGGACGATGCAGGTAAGGCAGCAAAAGAATTTATGAGCAATTTATACGAGAATTATTAG
- the trpD gene encoding anthranilate phosphoribosyltransferase: MKELLTRLINQEYISTEEAKNALVKISKGEYNSSQIASFLTVYMMRSITIEELKGFRDALLELCIPVEFDGIETIDLCGTGGDGKNTFNVSTLASFVTAGAGVPVTKHGNYGVSSACGSSNVLEYLGIKFTSDQDFLKRSMDKAGICILHAPLFHPAMKHVAPIRRELGVKTFFNMLGPMVNPAFPKNQMVGVFSLELLRLYGYLYENTNKKYSIVYALDGYDEISLTGDSKIMSHDKGERLLTPGDLNLQSLSMQEIYGGDSIESAAKIFMSVLDNEATEAQKNVVCANAAVAIATATGKGYLESMDDAKYSLESGNAKNAFVELINLSKAS; the protein is encoded by the coding sequence ATGAAAGAATTATTAACAAGACTCATTAATCAAGAATACATTTCTACTGAAGAGGCCAAGAATGCTTTAGTTAAAATCTCAAAAGGTGAATACAATAGCAGTCAGATTGCTTCTTTTTTAACAGTTTATATGATGCGTAGCATCACCATTGAGGAGTTAAAGGGATTTAGGGATGCACTTTTAGAACTGTGTATTCCGGTGGAATTCGACGGAATTGAAACAATCGATTTATGTGGCACAGGTGGGGACGGAAAAAACACCTTTAATGTTTCAACACTGGCCTCCTTTGTTACCGCTGGAGCAGGTGTCCCTGTTACAAAACATGGTAATTATGGTGTTTCCTCAGCCTGTGGGTCTTCCAATGTTTTGGAATACCTAGGAATTAAATTCACATCAGATCAGGATTTCTTAAAAAGATCAATGGATAAGGCAGGTATATGTATACTTCATGCCCCTTTATTTCACCCAGCAATGAAACATGTCGCTCCAATAAGGAGAGAATTAGGTGTAAAAACGTTCTTTAATATGCTTGGGCCAATGGTGAATCCTGCATTCCCTAAGAACCAAATGGTAGGTGTGTTCAGTTTAGAATTACTTAGGTTATATGGATATCTGTATGAGAACACAAACAAGAAGTATTCTATTGTATATGCCCTGGATGGGTATGATGAAATCTCTTTAACTGGCGATTCTAAAATTATGAGTCACGATAAGGGAGAGCGGCTATTAACCCCGGGGGACTTAAATTTACAATCACTATCTATGCAGGAAATTTATGGTGGTGACTCCATTGAATCGGCCGCCAAAATATTTATGTCCGTTTTAGATAATGAGGCAACAGAAGCTCAAAAAAATGTGGTTTGTGCCAATGCCGCAGTGGCTATTGCGACGGCAACGGGTAAAGGATATTTGGAAAGTATGGACGATGCAAAATATTCATTGGAAAGCGGAAATGCAAAAAACGCTTTTGTTGAATTAATAAACTTAAGTAAAGCTTCATGA
- a CDS encoding anthranilate synthase component II yields MKRILVIDNYDSFTYNLVHYLEDLECDVTVKRNDQLEMHEPEEYDRIVLSPGPGIPDEAGLLKPIIERYGPTKPILGVCLGQQAIGEVYGGHLINLSKVFHGVSTEVQLTVDDDPMFTGLESEFQIGRYHSWVIDQNTFPEVLEVTSIDKQGQIMSIRHKFYNIRGVQYHPESVLTPNGKQILENWLKLC; encoded by the coding sequence ATGAAACGTATTTTAGTTATAGATAATTACGATAGTTTTACTTATAATCTTGTCCATTATTTGGAGGATTTGGAATGTGATGTAACGGTAAAACGAAATGATCAACTTGAAATGCATGAGCCGGAAGAATACGATCGCATTGTTTTATCACCTGGTCCAGGAATTCCTGATGAGGCCGGCTTATTAAAGCCTATAATTGAGAGATATGGCCCGACCAAACCTATACTGGGTGTCTGTTTGGGGCAACAGGCCATTGGTGAGGTTTATGGTGGACATTTGATTAATCTTTCAAAGGTATTTCATGGGGTCTCTACAGAAGTGCAATTAACGGTTGATGATGATCCAATGTTTACTGGATTAGAAAGTGAATTCCAAATTGGCAGGTATCATTCTTGGGTTATTGACCAGAACACCTTTCCTGAGGTTTTAGAGGTAACATCGATTGATAAACAAGGACAAATAATGTCTATAAGACACAAATTCTATAATATTCGTGGGGTCCAGTACCATCCAGAATCGGTACTCACACCAAACGGAAAACAAATTCTTGAAAATTGGTTGAAATTATGTTAA
- a CDS encoding anthranilate synthase component I family protein, whose translation MATYHLKTHYTKVLADTLTPVSVYLKIRDRYPNSILLESSDYHTSDNSFSYICCNPIASIELKNDELISSYPDGTNRTKKLSDKSKIVDEIQEFVDSFAVETLSDFKFIYNGIFGYTGYDTVRYFEDVTISKKIGYLGVPDLIYSVYQNIIAINHFKNEAYVFAHCYNTEDNLDALLHLIQSRNYATFNFRTEGETTSNLTDEEFLEHVALAKKHCARGDVFQLVLSRKFSKSFKGDEFNVYRALRSINPSPYLFYFDYGNFKIFGSSPEAQLIVANGKTEIHPIAGTFKRTGNDEQDATLARQLSEDEKENSEHVMLVDLARNDLSRNGRDVKVETYREVQFFSHVIHLVSKVTGFKNDKISTMQVVADTFPAGTLSGAPKHMALQLIERYEKTSREFYGGAIGFMDFHGNFNHAIMIRTFLSKNHELHWQAGAGMVSESKPENELQEVYNKLGALNKAIELAQSI comes from the coding sequence ATGGCAACATATCATCTTAAAACACATTACACCAAAGTACTTGCCGATACCTTAACACCGGTAAGCGTTTATCTCAAAATTAGGGATCGATACCCAAATAGCATATTACTAGAAAGTAGTGATTACCATACCTCGGACAATAGCTTTTCTTACATCTGTTGTAATCCCATTGCTTCAATTGAACTTAAGAATGATGAGCTGATTTCTTCTTATCCAGATGGCACTAATCGAACAAAAAAGCTTTCAGACAAGTCAAAAATCGTAGATGAAATTCAGGAATTCGTTGATAGTTTTGCAGTGGAGACACTATCTGATTTCAAATTTATTTATAATGGAATATTTGGCTATACCGGGTACGATACGGTTAGGTATTTTGAAGATGTAACTATTTCCAAAAAAATAGGTTATTTAGGAGTTCCAGATTTAATATATTCAGTTTACCAAAACATTATAGCTATCAACCATTTTAAAAATGAAGCTTATGTTTTTGCACATTGTTACAATACCGAGGACAACTTAGATGCTCTTTTACATCTCATCCAATCTAGAAATTATGCCACATTTAATTTTAGGACTGAAGGAGAAACCACAAGTAATCTTACAGATGAAGAGTTTTTGGAACATGTTGCCCTAGCCAAAAAACATTGCGCGCGCGGTGATGTTTTCCAGCTAGTTTTATCAAGAAAATTTAGTAAATCATTTAAAGGAGACGAATTTAATGTCTACAGGGCATTAAGAAGTATTAACCCCTCACCCTATCTGTTCTATTTTGATTATGGAAATTTCAAGATTTTTGGAAGTTCTCCGGAAGCTCAATTAATTGTGGCTAATGGAAAAACTGAAATACACCCAATTGCAGGGACTTTTAAGCGTACGGGGAATGATGAACAAGACGCAACACTAGCAAGGCAACTGTCTGAAGACGAAAAAGAAAATAGTGAACACGTTATGCTTGTTGACTTGGCAAGAAACGACCTAAGTAGAAATGGACGTGACGTTAAGGTTGAGACATATAGGGAGGTTCAATTTTTCTCTCATGTTATTCATTTGGTAAGTAAAGTTACTGGTTTTAAAAATGATAAAATCTCGACTATGCAAGTAGTAGCAGATACTTTCCCGGCTGGAACATTGAGCGGTGCACCAAAACATATGGCCCTGCAACTCATTGAACGCTATGAGAAAACAAGTCGCGAATTTTATGGAGGTGCTATTGGATTTATGGATTTCCACGGCAATTTTAACCATGCCATAATGATACGTACATTTTTAAGTAAAAATCATGAACTACATTGGCAGGCAGGAGCTGGAATGGTTTCAGAATCCAAACCAGAAAATGAATTACAGGAAGTATACAATAAACTGGGAGCTCTCAATAAAGCCATAGAATTGGCACAATCTATATAA